The DNA region CTGATCGAGGCCGCGTACGCGATCAACGAGGGCGGCGGCGGCACGCTGGACGGGCCGGGGCCGGACGCGCGCCCGCTGTTCCACTCCATCCAGGCGGCGGAGAAGGTCTACACCGACTACGCGCTGTCCGTCGCGAACACCGGCGGCCACTCCAGCGTGCCGCGCGCCGACAACGCGATCTACCGGCTGGCGGAGGCGCTGGGCCGGCTGTCGCGCTTCCGCTTCCCGGTGGCGCTCAACCCGGTGACGCGCGGCTTCTTCGAGGAGACGGCGAAGGTCGAGCCACGCGCCGAGATGGCGGCGGCGATGCGCGCGCTGGTCGCGAACCCGGGCGACTCCGCGGCCGCGGCGACGCTGTCGCGCGACGACCGCTACGCGTCGATGCTGCGCACGACCTGCGTCGCGACGCGGCTCGGCGGCGGGCACGCGAACAACGCGCTGCCGCAGATGGCGACGGCGAACGTGAACTGCCGCATCGCGCCGACGTCGGGCTCCGAGGAGACGATGCGCGTGCTCACGGGCGTGTTCGCGGACACCGCGGTGCACGTGCGGATGCTCGAGGCGCCGCGGGTCGGCGTGGCGCCGAGCGCGATCGAGCCGGCGGTGCTGTCGGAGGCGAGGGCGCTGACGAAGCAGATGTTCGGCGACATCCCCGTGATCCCGACGATGTCCACCGGCGCGACCGACGGGCGGCAGCTGCGCGAGGCCGGGATCCCGACGTTCGGCGTCAGCGGCATCTTCTCGTCGCCCGGCGAGACCAACTCGCACGGCCGCGACGAGAAGCTGCGCGTGCGCTCGTTCTACCAGGGGCTCGACTTCCTCGACCAGCTCGTGCGGCGACTGGCGGGCGCGCCGCGCACCTGAGCGCGCCTGTACAGGCTCACGCGTCCTCGGCCACCCACCGGTCGCCGTAGCGCGTCACGAGCCCGTGGGCGTCCACGTCGAGCGTCGCGCGGAACGCGCCGCCGCCGCTCGCGAACGCCCACGTGCGCTCGGCGGTGCGCGTGTACGTCTGCGACAGCACCTCGAGCGTGAGCTCCGGAAAGCGCAGCCACGCGGTGCGCACCGGCCCCGCCTCGCCCACCGCGAGCGCCAGGCGCCGGATGGGCAGCAGGTTGGTGGACGGGCTGAAGCCGTAGTCGACGTCCACGCACCCGTCGACGGCGGGGCAGCGCACGCCGTTCAGCGTCCACCGGTCGTCGGCGTCGCGCGCGAGCGCGAGCTCCACGTCGCGCGCGCCGATCCGTCCCTGCACGGTGCCGGCGCGCGTGCGCCACGCGGCGTCGCAGTCCACCGTGTGGCGCAAGGCGACCGCGTCGCCGTCGTGCCGGAGCGCGACGCTGCCCTCCAGCCGCCAGCCGTCGATCGTGCGGAGCAGGCGCACGCTCTCGTGGCCCGGCACGTCGAGGCGCCGCCAGCAGACCGTGCGGACGAGCGTTGGCGATGCGCTCACGCGCCGAGCGTCACGACGCGCCCTTCCGCCGCCGAGACGCGCGCGGCCTCGAGGATCTCGAGCCCCGCGATCGCGTCCTCGGGCGACACCGGCGGCGGCCCGCCGTTGCGCAGCGCGTCCACGATGCCCGCGTAGTAGCGCGGATAGCTGCCCGCGTGCGTGTGCACCGTCTCGCGCGCGTCGCCGGCGCCGAGCGTGCCCCAGCGCTCGGGCGGCTCCTCGCCCCAGCCGGCGCCCTCGGGACGCGCGCCGGCGCG from Roseisolibacter agri includes:
- a CDS encoding putative glycolipid-binding domain-containing protein produces the protein MSASPTLVRTVCWRRLDVPGHESVRLLRTIDGWRLEGSVALRHDGDAVALRHTVDCDAAWRTRAGTVQGRIGARDVELALARDADDRWTLNGVRCPAVDGCVDVDYGFSPSTNLLPIRRLALAVGEAGPVRTAWLRFPELTLEVLSQTYTRTAERTWAFASGGGAFRATLDVDAHGLVTRYGDRWVAEDA
- a CDS encoding M20/M25/M40 family metallo-hydrolase, with translation MRRVLPLLFALAAPLATPLAAQSTLTAHQQLARAVYKELVEINTVDSVGSTTRAAQAMAARFRAAGFPAADVRVLVPQGKPSKGNLVVRYRGRGQGKPILLLAHLDVVAANRSDWPRDPFVLHEENGYFLGRGTADDKAMAAMFVANLLKWKREGWTPDRDLVLALTADEEGGDANGVSWLLANHRPLIEAAYAINEGGGGTLDGPGPDARPLFHSIQAAEKVYTDYALSVANTGGHSSVPRADNAIYRLAEALGRLSRFRFPVALNPVTRGFFEETAKVEPRAEMAAAMRALVANPGDSAAAATLSRDDRYASMLRTTCVATRLGGGHANNALPQMATANVNCRIAPTSGSEETMRVLTGVFADTAVHVRMLEAPRVGVAPSAIEPAVLSEARALTKQMFGDIPVIPTMSTGATDGRQLREAGIPTFGVSGIFSSPGETNSHGRDEKLRVRSFYQGLDFLDQLVRRLAGAPRT